In Neorhizobium sp. NCHU2750, a single genomic region encodes these proteins:
- a CDS encoding autotransporter domain-containing protein — protein sequence MGIVSLASTANASVGSDILGLSSDGSVMLNYSYDADTETGTYLLTTTSTGETQQITPPAGAMSVYPSALSADGKTVTGYYVTDAYQKVAFVWTAAGGFVDLGVLDEDTTGAFAQSVSGDGSAVAGYVSIDSYMAEGFYWSSSTGMVGIGTLGGRDSYANAISTDGSTVVGRADTADEVFHAFVWSVDTNTMQNIDTLYTSSSATLVSDDGTAVAGTGSTGTTSGVFRWTADTGMVDIGTLGGIYTSVAAMSGDGNVLVGQSTTVGESDYHAYRYVASTSTMTDLGTLGGTYSYASDLTADGSIVVGRASDSASAYHGFVWSEATGMQTVEDWLTAHGATLEGDMTTSADKISADGSVIVGSTTSGSTYIARVVTTGSDDSTGGDSGGGDSECNADVCDGGGESGIIDTAKYFPTVASANNMIVQSGVNSADTIMFGAQGAPMRNLLKTGQKSVWGTVDGGYDDSDHADGGLALGDFGFGYGIAEGVTARFSAGMTYTDQDLDAGGDVRQRGFYLSPEVSADLGRNVYMTVGGYWGRSSIDSRRGYASGAITDYSYGDTNAETWGAKIRFDWLNAATIADTAITPYAGLSYAHTRVDGFSETGGAFPVEFDGSSDHATIARLGSDFVRPLNDTVRLLAKAELDYQFENHAAATTGTLTGISDFDLEGQDLQQFWVRGGLGAEFDVGKGVASFMVNATTKGQDPTVWLRSNYTVKF from the coding sequence GTGGGGATCGTCAGCCTGGCGTCGACCGCCAATGCGTCTGTGGGATCCGATATCCTGGGCCTGAGCAGCGACGGTTCGGTCATGCTCAACTATTCCTATGATGCCGATACCGAGACTGGCACCTATCTGCTGACGACGACGTCGACCGGAGAAACCCAGCAGATCACACCGCCCGCCGGCGCAATGTCTGTTTATCCCTCAGCGCTGAGTGCTGATGGCAAGACGGTAACCGGCTATTACGTCACAGACGCCTACCAGAAGGTGGCCTTTGTCTGGACCGCCGCCGGTGGCTTTGTTGACCTCGGCGTGCTGGACGAAGATACCACCGGCGCCTTCGCGCAGTCGGTAAGCGGCGATGGCTCGGCCGTTGCGGGCTATGTCAGCATCGACAGCTATATGGCGGAGGGCTTCTACTGGTCGTCGTCGACGGGCATGGTGGGTATCGGCACGCTCGGCGGCCGTGACTCCTATGCCAACGCGATCAGCACGGATGGCAGCACGGTTGTCGGACGGGCAGATACTGCTGACGAAGTTTTCCATGCTTTTGTCTGGAGCGTGGATACCAACACCATGCAAAATATCGATACGCTTTACACGAGTTCGTCGGCAACTCTGGTGAGCGATGATGGTACCGCCGTCGCGGGCACCGGATCGACTGGCACTACTTCGGGTGTCTTCCGCTGGACTGCGGATACCGGCATGGTCGACATCGGTACGCTCGGTGGGATCTACACCAGTGTGGCCGCCATGAGCGGTGATGGGAACGTTCTGGTGGGTCAATCGACCACCGTGGGCGAGTCCGACTATCATGCATATCGCTATGTAGCGTCGACATCGACCATGACCGACCTCGGAACGCTGGGCGGAACCTATTCCTACGCAAGCGACCTGACTGCGGACGGTTCGATCGTCGTCGGCAGGGCGAGCGATTCCGCATCCGCCTATCACGGCTTTGTCTGGAGCGAGGCGACCGGCATGCAGACGGTCGAGGATTGGCTGACTGCCCACGGTGCCACTCTTGAAGGTGACATGACGACGAGCGCCGACAAGATCTCTGCCGACGGCAGCGTCATCGTCGGCTCGACCACCAGCGGCTCCACCTATATCGCCCGCGTCGTCACGACCGGCAGCGATGACAGCACCGGCGGCGACAGCGGCGGCGGCGATAGCGAGTGCAATGCCGATGTCTGCGATGGCGGCGGCGAGAGCGGCATCATCGACACTGCCAAATATTTCCCGACCGTTGCTTCGGCCAACAACATGATCGTCCAGAGCGGCGTCAATAGCGCCGACACGATCATGTTCGGTGCCCAGGGTGCACCGATGCGCAACCTGCTCAAGACTGGACAGAAATCCGTCTGGGGCACGGTCGATGGCGGTTATGACGACAGCGATCATGCCGACGGCGGTCTGGCCCTCGGCGATTTCGGCTTCGGTTATGGCATCGCTGAAGGTGTGACGGCACGATTCTCGGCCGGCATGACCTATACCGACCAGGATCTCGACGCCGGCGGTGACGTGCGCCAGCGCGGATTCTATCTCTCACCGGAAGTGTCTGCCGATCTCGGCAGGAACGTCTATATGACGGTTGGCGGCTATTGGGGACGCAGCAGCATCGACAGCCGCCGCGGATACGCAAGCGGTGCCATCACCGATTACTCCTACGGTGATACCAATGCCGAAACCTGGGGTGCCAAGATCCGCTTCGACTGGCTGAATGCGGCAACCATCGCCGACACGGCGATCACCCCCTATGCCGGCCTGTCCTATGCCCATACCCGCGTCGATGGCTTTTCGGAAACCGGCGGCGCCTTCCCGGTCGAATTCGATGGCAGCAGCGATCACGCCACGATCGCCCGCCTGGGCAGCGATTTCGTTCGCCCGCTGAACGACACCGTGCGTCTTCTGGCAAAGGCCGAACTGGACTATCAGTTCGAAAATCATGCTGCTGCAACCACCGGCACCCTGACCGGCATCAGCGACTTCGACCTTGAGGGCCAGGATCTGCAG
- the hupB gene encoding DNA-binding protein HupB produces the protein MNKNELVSAVAEKAGLSKADAASAVDAVFETVQGELKKGGDIRLAGFGSFSVSRREASKGRNPSTGAEVDIPARNVPKFSAGKGLKDAVNS, from the coding sequence ATGAACAAGAACGAGCTGGTTTCCGCAGTTGCCGAAAAGGCTGGCCTCTCCAAGGCTGACGCCGCATCCGCCGTGGACGCAGTATTCGAAACCGTCCAGGGCGAACTGAAGAAGGGCGGCGACATTCGTCTCGCTGGCTTCGGCAGCTTCTCCGTATCCCGTCGCGAAGCCTCCAAGGGCCGCAACCCGTCGACCGGCGCAGAAGTCGATATTCCGGCTCGCAACGTTCCGAAGTTCTCGGCCGGCAAGGGCCTGAAGGACGCCGTGAACAGCTAA